Proteins encoded within one genomic window of Tamandua tetradactyla isolate mTamTet1 chromosome 11, mTamTet1.pri, whole genome shotgun sequence:
- the OLFML3 gene encoding olfactomedin-like protein 3, whose protein sequence is MGPSIPLLVLLLLSWLGPLQGQQQHLLEYMELRLAALEERLAQCQDQSSRHAAELRDFKNKMLLLLEVAEKEREALRTEADSISGRVDRLEREVDYLESQNPALPCVEVDEKVTGSPGSKGKGRRNEKYDMVTDCGYTISQVRSMKILKRFGGPAGLWTKDPLGSAEKIYVLDGTQNDTALVFPRLRDFTLAMAARKASRVRVPFPWVGTGQLVYGGFLYYARRPPGGPGGGGELENTLQLIKFHLANRTVVDSSVFPAEKLIPPYGLTADTYIDLAADEEGLWAVYATREDDRHLCLAKLDPQTLDTEQQWDTPCPRENAEAAFVICGTLYVVYNTRPASRARIQCSFDASGTLNPEQAALSYFPRRYGAHASLRYNPRERQLYAWDDGYQIVYKLEMRKKEEEV, encoded by the exons ATGGGGCCCAGCATTCCTCTCCTGGTCTTGCTCCTTTTGTCATGGTTGGGACCCCTTCAAGGACAGCAACAGCACCTTCTGGAGTACATGGAGCTCCGACTAGCTGCCTTAGAG GAACGGCTGGCTCAGTGCCAGGACCAGAGTAGTCGTCATGCTGCTGAGCTGCGGGACTTCAAGAAcaagatgctgctgctgctggaggTGGCAGAGAAGGAGCGAGAGGCACTCAGAACTGAGGCTGACAGCATCTCAGGGAGAGTGGACCGCCTGGAGCGGGAGGTTGATTATCTGGAGAGCCAGAATCCAGCTCTACCCTGTGTAGAGGTTGATGAGAAAGTGACTGGAAGCCCTGGGAGCAAAGGCAAAGGCAGAAGAAACGAGAAGTATGACATGGTGACAG ACTGTGGCTACACAATCTCTCAGGTGAGATCAATGAAGATTCTGAAGCGTTTTGGTGGCCCAGCTGGTCTGTGGACCAAGGATCCATTGGGGTCAGCAGAGAAGATCTATGTGTTAGATGGGACACAGAATGACACAGCTCTTGTCTTCCCAAGGCTGCGTGACTTCACCCTTGCCATGGCTGCCCGGAAAGCTTCCCGAGTCCGGGTACCCTTCCCCTGGGTAGGCACCGGGCAGCTGGTATATGGTGGCTTTCTCTATTATGCCCGGAGGCCTCCTGGAGGACCTGGAGGGGGTGGTGAGTTGGAAAACACTTTGCAGCTCATCAAATTCCACTTGGCAAACCGAACAGTGGTGGACAGTTCCGTATTCCCAGCAGAGAAGTTGATCCCCCCCTACGGGCTGACAGCAGACACGTACATTGACCTGGCGGCTGATGAGGAGGGCCTTTGGGCTGTCTATGCCACCCGGGAGGATGACAGGCATTTGTGTCTGGCCAAGTTAGACCCACAGACACTGGACACAGAGCAACAGTGGGACACACCATGTCCCAGAGAGAATGCCGAGGCTGCCTTTGTCATCTGTGGTACCCTATATGTAGTCTATAACACTCGCCCTGCCAGTCGAGCCCGCATCCAGTGCTCCTTTGATGCCAGTGGCACCTTGAACCCTGAACAGGCAGCCCTCTCTTATTTCCCCCGCCGCTACGGTGCCCATGCCAGCCTCCGCTATAACCCCCGGGAGCGCCAGCTCTATGCCTGGGATGATGGCTACCAAATTGTCTACAAGCTGGAGATgaggaaaaaagaggaggaagttTGA